A part of Aegilops tauschii subsp. strangulata cultivar AL8/78 chromosome 2, Aet v6.0, whole genome shotgun sequence genomic DNA contains:
- the LOC109771609 gene encoding uncharacterized protein yields the protein MASGGGKVTASSWAAAMSVGAGTVEALKERHAGLCRWNYHALPCVLQHAGNGKTMAAPAAGGAAARRRKARQEQEEELRTVMYLSNWGPNN from the coding sequence atggcgagcggcggcgggaaGGTGACGGCCTCGTCGTGGGCGGCGGCGATGAGCGTGGGCGCGGGCACGGTGGAGGCGCTCAAGGAGCGGCACGCCGGGCTGTGCCGCTGGAACTACCACGCGCTCCCGTGCGTCCTGCAGCACGCCGGGAACGGCAAGACCATGGCGGCGCCCGctgccggcggggcggcggcgaggaggaggaaggcgaggcaggagcaggaggaggagctccGGACTGTCATGTACCTCAGTAACTGGGGACCAAACAACTAG